A stretch of the Cytobacillus luteolus genome encodes the following:
- a CDS encoding B12-binding domain-containing radical SAM protein, with protein MNIVVSTLNAKYIHTSLSIRCLKAYAAPEFDISLAEYTIKDPVMNIVTDLYSKKPDIIGFSCYIWNIEETIKVIKMLKKIDSSLTIVIGGPEVTYDVREWLERIPEVDYIVIGEGEETFKQLLFKLQSQESVKEVSGLAFKENDQYIINPQRNKLDLKEVPSPFRFEEDIPQLSKRVTYIETSRGCPFSCQFCLSSIEVGVRYFDREKVKDDIRYLMDNGAKTIKFVDRTFNISRSYAMEMFQFLIDEHRLGTVFQFEITADIMRPEVIEFLNENAPAGLFRFEIGVQSTNDATNELVMRKQNFSKLKRTVTLVKDGGKIDQHLDLIAGLPQEDYHSFRQTFNDVFEMRPEELQLGFLKMLRGTGLRLRAKDHGYVYMDHSPYEILRNNILPFEDIIRIKQVEDVLEKYWNDHRMDATIEYLVTKVFETPFDFFQQFGAYWEEQGWSRIGHQLEDLFKRLHDFMASMDVENISIIEGFMKYDYLKNHKYKPRKPWWTDMMTKESRSSHYRNILENPSILGEAYLELNLSEKDIFKHTVLETLPFDLGEYLQSGEIIDTETMMLVYYDPYEPHAEIFTTNMSNTIL; from the coding sequence TTCGATGCTTAAAGGCGTATGCTGCCCCTGAATTTGATATTTCGCTCGCCGAATATACAATTAAAGACCCGGTCATGAATATCGTTACTGACCTTTATAGTAAAAAACCAGATATTATTGGTTTTAGTTGTTATATTTGGAACATTGAAGAGACGATTAAGGTTATAAAAATGTTAAAAAAAATTGACTCTTCACTTACTATTGTCATTGGTGGTCCTGAGGTTACCTATGATGTAAGAGAATGGCTTGAGCGCATACCAGAGGTTGATTATATTGTTATTGGTGAAGGCGAGGAAACCTTCAAACAACTTCTCTTTAAATTACAGAGTCAAGAAAGCGTGAAAGAAGTTAGTGGCCTAGCTTTTAAAGAAAATGACCAATATATAATTAATCCACAAAGGAATAAATTAGATTTAAAAGAAGTCCCATCTCCATTCCGCTTTGAAGAGGATATCCCACAGCTATCAAAACGTGTCACTTATATTGAAACGAGCAGAGGCTGCCCATTTAGTTGCCAATTCTGTTTGTCTTCGATCGAAGTTGGCGTTCGTTACTTTGACCGTGAAAAAGTAAAAGATGATATCCGATACCTAATGGACAATGGAGCCAAAACGATTAAGTTCGTAGACCGTACGTTCAATATTAGTCGAAGTTATGCTATGGAGATGTTCCAATTTTTAATTGATGAGCATCGCCTAGGTACTGTGTTTCAGTTTGAAATTACAGCAGACATTATGAGACCTGAGGTTATTGAATTTTTAAATGAGAATGCACCTGCAGGATTATTCCGTTTTGAAATTGGTGTTCAATCAACGAATGATGCAACGAATGAATTAGTAATGAGGAAACAAAACTTTAGTAAACTTAAACGGACAGTGACCCTTGTTAAAGATGGCGGAAAAATTGATCAGCATCTAGATTTAATAGCTGGACTTCCCCAAGAGGATTATCATTCCTTCCGTCAAACATTTAATGATGTGTTTGAAATGCGACCTGAAGAGCTACAGCTAGGATTTTTAAAGATGCTACGTGGGACAGGCTTACGCCTACGTGCAAAGGACCATGGATATGTTTATATGGATCATTCACCATATGAAATCCTACGAAACAATATCCTTCCGTTTGAGGATATCATTCGTATTAAGCAAGTTGAAGACGTGCTAGAAAAATACTGGAATGATCATAGAATGGATGCAACTATCGAATATTTGGTAACAAAAGTGTTTGAAACTCCTTTTGATTTCTTCCAGCAATTTGGGGCTTATTGGGAGGAACAAGGTTGGTCAAGAATTGGCCATCAACTAGAGGACCTATTTAAAAGGCTTCACGATTTTATGGCTTCAATGGATGTGGAGAACATTTCAATCATTGAAGGTTTTATGAAATATGATTATCTCAAGAATCATAAGTACAAGCCTAGAAAACCATGGTGGACAGATATGATGACGAAGGAATCTAGATCTTCTCATTATCGAAACATCCTTGAAAATCCTTCAATTTTAGGTGAAGCGTATTTAGAGCTTAACCTATCTGAAAAAGATATATTTAAGCACACTGTTTTAGAGACATTGCCGTTTGATTTAGGTGAGTATTTGCAATCTGGAGAAATTATAGACACAGAAACAATGATGCTTGTGTATTATGATCCGTATGAACCTCATGCTGAAATATTCACTACAAATATGAGTAATACAATCTTATAG
- a CDS encoding DUF3905 domain-containing protein, giving the protein MAKKKNEEKLEIDSPILDETQPHQISAPSFKGTGIKMQEPFVNEHGVVIGDSFYDSPNSPLNNWSDEVDPSIMAGDEWVHPTNDIGWNTTENRELLESKKPPKGVPFMHPDKDVGYGKD; this is encoded by the coding sequence ATGGCAAAAAAGAAAAATGAAGAAAAGCTTGAGATTGATTCACCAATATTAGATGAAACACAACCACATCAAATAAGTGCTCCTTCCTTTAAAGGAACAGGCATTAAAATGCAAGAACCCTTTGTAAACGAGCATGGGGTAGTTATTGGAGATAGCTTTTATGATTCACCTAATTCCCCATTAAATAATTGGAGCGATGAGGTTGATCCATCTATCATGGCAGGAGACGAATGGGTACATCCCACGAATGACATTGGCTGGAATACAACAGAAAACCGTGAACTTCTTGAAAGTAAAAAACCTCCAAAAGGTGTTCCATTTATGCACCCTGACAAGGATGTTGGATACGGTAAAGATTAA